The Pseudomonas putida nucleotide sequence TCGAAGCGGCGGCTGTCGGCGACCAGCACGGTATTCACCGGCGTACGCCCTGGCGGCAGTTCGTCGAGCACCGAAGTGTCTAGGTCGGCATAGGCGCTCATGGCCAGGGTGCGCGGGATAGGCGTGGCGGTCATGATCAGCTGGTGCGGGCACAGCTCGCCGGCCACGCCTTTCTTGCGCAGGGCCAGGCGCTGCTGCACGCCGAAGCGGTGCTGTTCGTCGATGATCGCCAGGGCCAGGTGCTTGAAGCGAACTTCTTCCTGGAACAGCGCGTGGGTACCAACCACCATCGGCGCACCGCCGGCGATCTGCTCCAGCGCGCTGGCGCGGGCTTTGCCCTTGAGCTTGCCGGCCAGCCAGGCGACTTCGATGCCCAGCGGCTCCAACCAGCGCTTGAAGGTGATGTAGTGCTGTTCGGCGAGGATCTCGGTAGGCGCCATCAGCGCCACCTGGTAGCCGGCTTCCAGGGCCTGCAGTGCGGCGAGGGCGGCGACCACGGTCTTGCCGGCACCGACGTCGCCCTGCACCAGACGCATCATGGGTTCGTGCTGGCTGAGGTCATAGGCGATTTCGTTGGCCACCCGCTGCTGTGCCCCGGTCGGCTGGAAACCCAGGTTGGCCAGGTACTGCGCCTGCAGGCGCTTGGCCTTGGGCAGTACCGGCGCCCGCAAGCTGCGCAGGCTCTCGCGCAGGCGTTGCTGCGACAGCTGGTGGGTCAGCAGCTCTTCGAAGGCCAGGCGGTGCTGGGCCCAGTGCTGGCCTTCGGCTAGCTCGTCGAGGTCGGCATCGGCTGGCGGGTTGTGCAGGTAGCGGATAGCATCGTCCAAAGGCGCCAGGTGGTAGTCGCGGGCCAGTTCGTCGGGCAGCCAGTCGGGCAGGCTGCGCGGCCCGAGCATCCCCAGGCTCTGCTGGCAGAGCAGGCGCAGGCGCTGTTGGGTGAGGCCTTCGGTGGACGGGTAGATCGGCGTCAGGGTCTGCTCGACCGGTGGCGGCGGCTCGTCGCCATTCAGCGCGCGGTACTCCGGGTGGTAGATTTCCAGGCCCGAGGCGCCGGGGCGGGCTTCGCCGTAGCAGCGCAAGTGGGTGCCACGCTTGAGGCCTTCCTTCTGCGCATTGCTGAAATGGTAGAAGCGCAGGCTCAACACGCCTGTGCCGTCGCCCAGGCGTACCACCAGGCTACGGCGCTTGCCCATGGTCACGTCGGCACCGCTGACCACGCCCTCGATCACCGCGTCCTGGCCTGGGCGCAGCTGGCCGATCGGCACCACGCGGGTACGGTCCTGATAGCGCAGGGGCAGGTGGAACAACACGTCCTGCAGGTTCTCCAGGCCTACCTTGGCGAGCTTTTCCGCCATGGCATCGCCTACGCCCTTGAGCGCCGTGACCGAGACCTTCGACAGCTCAGTCATGGCTCAGGCCGGTTGTTCCACTGGCGGCTTGGCCACCGAGCAGAGGCGGATCGAGTCGGCAAGGATCTCGATCGCCTTCGGCCGCGGGAAGCTGGCGCGCCAGGCGATGGCCACGGTACGGAACGGTGCAGGCGGGGTAAGCGGACGCACTTCGATGACCCCAGGCGCATAGTGATGGCTGTGCACGGCCGACAGCGGCAGGATCGACACCCCCAGGCCGGACGCGACCATGTGGCGGATGGTTTCCAGCGAGCTGGACTCGACCGTGGTGTGCTTGGAGCCTTCGCCACCTTTGTTCAGCGTCGGGCAGGCTTCCAGCACCTGGTCGCGGAAGCAGTGGCCCTCGCCGAGCAGCAGCAGGCTCTTGTCGTTGAGCATGGCAGTGTCGATGGTCTTCTTCGCCGTCCACGGGTGGTCGGCTGGCATCAACGCACAGAAGGGCTCGTCGTACAGCGGCAGGGTCAGCACATCGGCTTCGTTGAACGGCAGGGCGATGATCACCGCATCCAGTTCGCCGTTGCGCAGCTTCTCGCGCAGCACGTGAGTGAAGTTTTCTTCGATGTACAGCGGCATCTGTGGCGCCACCCGATGCAGCTGCGGGATCAGGTGCGGGAACAGGTACGGGCCGACGGTATAGATGGC carries:
- the recG gene encoding ATP-dependent DNA helicase RecG, encoding MTELSKVSVTALKGVGDAMAEKLAKVGLENLQDVLFHLPLRYQDRTRVVPIGQLRPGQDAVIEGVVSGADVTMGKRRSLVVRLGDGTGVLSLRFYHFSNAQKEGLKRGTHLRCYGEARPGASGLEIYHPEYRALNGDEPPPPVEQTLTPIYPSTEGLTQQRLRLLCQQSLGMLGPRSLPDWLPDELARDYHLAPLDDAIRYLHNPPADADLDELAEGQHWAQHRLAFEELLTHQLSQQRLRESLRSLRAPVLPKAKRLQAQYLANLGFQPTGAQQRVANEIAYDLSQHEPMMRLVQGDVGAGKTVVAALAALQALEAGYQVALMAPTEILAEQHYITFKRWLEPLGIEVAWLAGKLKGKARASALEQIAGGAPMVVGTHALFQEEVRFKHLALAIIDEQHRFGVQQRLALRKKGVAGELCPHQLIMTATPIPRTLAMSAYADLDTSVLDELPPGRTPVNTVLVADSRRFEVVERVRAACAEGRQAYWVCTLIEESEELTCQAAESTYEELGSALGELRVGLIHGRMKPAEKAEVMAEFKQGNLQLLVATTVIEVGVDVPNASLMIIENPERLGLAQLHQLRGRVGRGSAVSHCVLLYHPPLSQIGRERLGIMRETNDGFIIAEKDLELRGPGEMLGTRQTGLLQFKVADLMRDADLLPAVRDAAQALLARWPDHVSPLLDRWLRHGQQYGQV
- a CDS encoding hydrogen peroxide-inducible genes activator gives rise to the protein MTLTELRYIVTLAQEQHFGHAAERCHVSQPTLSVGVKKLEDELGVLIFERSKSAVRLTPVGESIVAQAQKVLEQAQGIRELAQAGKNQLTAPLKVGAIYTVGPYLFPHLIPQLHRVAPQMPLYIEENFTHVLREKLRNGELDAVIIALPFNEADVLTLPLYDEPFCALMPADHPWTAKKTIDTAMLNDKSLLLLGEGHCFRDQVLEACPTLNKGGEGSKHTTVESSSLETIRHMVASGLGVSILPLSAVHSHHYAPGVIEVRPLTPPAPFRTVAIAWRASFPRPKAIEILADSIRLCSVAKPPVEQPA